One part of the Alistipes onderdonkii genome encodes these proteins:
- a CDS encoding iron-containing alcohol dehydrogenase — translation MNNFVYHNPTKLVFGKGQIAQLAKLIPAGKKIMITFGGGSVRRNGIYDQVVKALEGRDWVEFWGIEPNPSVETVREAIALGREHGSEFLLAVGGGSVIDGTKLIAAGLLYDGDPWEIVLKGQADKTVPLGTVLTMSATGSEMNNGSVISCHETKEKFPFNGDYPLFSILDPEALFSLPQKQIAYGLADTYVHVLEQYMTTPGQSRLMDRWAEGILHTVIEIAPRIRENQHDYAVMSEYMLAATLALNDMIRMGVAQDWATHMIGHELTALHGLTHGATLAIVINGTLRVLRGQKRGKLLQYGERIWGITDGSDEERIERTIAANEEFFRSLGLSTHLSQEGIGETTIAEIERRFNAAGSRFGEARNVDGAMARRILEACL, via the coding sequence ATGAATAATTTTGTTTATCACAATCCGACGAAACTTGTTTTCGGTAAGGGGCAGATCGCCCAGCTCGCAAAGCTGATTCCTGCCGGCAAGAAGATTATGATTACCTTCGGCGGCGGCAGCGTGCGCCGTAACGGCATTTACGACCAGGTCGTCAAGGCCCTCGAAGGCCGTGACTGGGTCGAATTCTGGGGCATCGAGCCCAATCCGTCGGTCGAGACCGTCCGCGAGGCCATCGCATTGGGGCGTGAGCACGGCTCGGAGTTCCTGCTTGCCGTGGGCGGCGGGTCGGTCATCGACGGTACGAAGCTGATCGCTGCAGGGCTGCTTTATGACGGTGACCCGTGGGAGATCGTCCTGAAAGGGCAGGCGGATAAAACCGTTCCCCTCGGGACGGTGCTCACGATGTCGGCGACGGGATCGGAAATGAACAACGGCTCGGTGATCTCGTGCCATGAAACGAAGGAGAAATTCCCGTTCAACGGCGACTACCCGCTCTTTTCGATCCTCGATCCCGAGGCCTTGTTCTCGCTGCCGCAGAAGCAGATCGCCTACGGCTTGGCCGACACCTACGTGCATGTGCTGGAGCAATATATGACTACGCCCGGGCAGTCGCGCCTGATGGATCGTTGGGCCGAAGGCATTCTGCATACCGTGATCGAGATCGCACCCCGGATCCGTGAGAACCAGCACGATTATGCCGTGATGTCGGAGTATATGCTTGCGGCAACCCTGGCACTGAACGACATGATCCGTATGGGAGTGGCGCAGGACTGGGCGACGCATATGATCGGGCATGAGCTGACCGCACTGCACGGGCTGACGCACGGTGCGACGCTCGCCATTGTCATCAACGGTACGTTGCGCGTGCTGCGCGGACAGAAGCGCGGCAAACTCCTGCAATACGGCGAACGGATATGGGGTATCACCGATGGTTCCGACGAGGAGCGTATCGAGCGGACGATTGCAGCCAACGAGGAGTTCTTCCGTTCCCTGGGGCTTTCGACGCATCTTTCGCAGGAGGGCATCGGCGAGACTACGATCGCCGAAATCGAACGCCGCTTCAATGCTGCGGGCAGCAGGTTCGGCGAGGCGCGCAATGTCGACGGGGCGATGGCGCGCAGGATTCTGGAAGCCTGCCTGTAG
- a CDS encoding glutamine synthetase III — translation MVDAAINHTAVEVKAPEGRPSDYFGKRVFGRAAMRKYLNKATYDALVDTMENGTPLTREVADGIAAGMRQWALEHGADHYTHWFQPLTGGTAEKHDAFADPDGLGGVLEEFSGKLLVQQEPDASSFPNGGIRNTFEARGYSAWDPTSPAFIVDTTLCIPTVFIAYTGEALDYKVPLLRSISAVNKAATEVCHYFDKNVQRVISYLGWEQEYFLVDESLWAVRPDLMLTGRTLMGHESAKNQQLEDHYFGAIPTRVMAFMKDLEYECLKLGIPVKTRHNEVAPNQFELAPVYEEANLANDHNQLLMTVMDKIARRHKFRVLLHEKPFKGINGSGKHNNWSLGTDTGVNLLGPGKTASENLQFITFLVNAISAVHKHNGLLKAAIMSATNAHRLGANEAPPAIISTFLGTQVSAVLDKLAASKGDDAIRFDAKNVFKMSGISHIPTLLLDNTDRNRTSPFAFTGNRFEFRAVGSSDNCAEAMIVLNAAMAHELAEFKQNVDAKIEAGMKKEKAIYEVLKQMIKACKAIRFDGNGYSDEWKAEARKRGLDCETSTPLIFDRYLDKQTLRMFGDTGVFSKVELEARTEVKWETYTKKIQIEGRVLGDLAMNHIVPIASKYEALLLDKVYKMSQIPGLNASADIELIKKIQYHTAEIQRLTAGMVDARKVANRIEDQREKAIAYHDTVAACFDEIRRHIDKLEEIVDDQMWPLPKYRELLFLR, via the coding sequence ATGGTCGATGCGGCCATAAACCACACCGCCGTCGAGGTGAAGGCTCCCGAAGGACGTCCTTCGGACTATTTCGGGAAACGGGTATTCGGGCGCGCAGCCATGCGCAAGTATTTGAACAAGGCTACTTACGACGCCCTTGTCGATACGATGGAGAACGGTACGCCCCTCACGCGGGAGGTTGCCGACGGTATCGCGGCGGGCATGCGCCAGTGGGCGCTGGAGCACGGTGCCGACCACTATACCCACTGGTTCCAGCCCCTGACGGGAGGTACGGCCGAGAAGCACGATGCGTTTGCCGATCCGGACGGCTTGGGCGGGGTTCTGGAGGAGTTCTCCGGCAAACTGCTCGTTCAGCAGGAGCCCGATGCGTCGTCGTTCCCCAACGGAGGCATCCGCAATACGTTCGAGGCGCGCGGTTATTCGGCCTGGGATCCGACTTCGCCGGCCTTCATCGTCGACACGACGCTCTGTATCCCGACCGTCTTCATCGCCTATACGGGCGAGGCGCTCGATTACAAGGTGCCGCTGCTGCGCTCGATCTCGGCGGTGAACAAGGCCGCGACCGAGGTGTGCCACTATTTCGACAAGAACGTGCAGCGGGTCATCTCGTATCTGGGCTGGGAGCAGGAGTATTTCCTCGTGGACGAAAGCCTCTGGGCCGTACGTCCCGACCTGATGCTCACCGGGCGTACGCTGATGGGGCATGAATCGGCCAAGAACCAGCAGTTGGAAGACCACTATTTCGGTGCGATCCCGACCCGTGTGATGGCCTTCATGAAAGACCTCGAATACGAGTGCCTGAAACTGGGCATCCCCGTCAAAACCCGCCACAACGAGGTGGCGCCCAACCAGTTCGAACTGGCGCCGGTCTACGAGGAGGCCAATCTTGCCAACGACCACAACCAACTGCTGATGACCGTGATGGACAAGATCGCCCGCCGTCACAAGTTCCGGGTGCTGCTGCACGAAAAGCCCTTCAAGGGGATCAACGGTTCGGGCAAGCACAACAACTGGTCGCTGGGGACGGATACGGGCGTGAACCTGCTGGGGCCCGGTAAGACCGCGTCAGAGAACCTGCAGTTCATCACCTTCCTGGTGAATGCCATTTCGGCCGTACACAAGCACAACGGCCTGCTCAAGGCGGCGATCATGAGCGCCACGAACGCACACCGTCTGGGAGCCAACGAGGCGCCCCCGGCAATCATCTCGACCTTCCTCGGGACGCAGGTGTCGGCCGTGCTGGACAAACTGGCGGCCAGCAAGGGCGACGATGCGATCCGCTTCGACGCCAAGAACGTGTTCAAGATGAGCGGGATCTCGCATATCCCGACGCTGCTGCTCGACAATACCGACCGTAACCGCACCTCGCCGTTCGCGTTTACGGGCAACCGGTTCGAGTTCCGCGCCGTAGGTTCTTCGGACAACTGTGCCGAGGCGATGATCGTGCTCAATGCGGCGATGGCGCACGAACTGGCCGAGTTCAAGCAGAACGTCGATGCCAAGATCGAGGCCGGCATGAAGAAGGAGAAAGCCATCTACGAGGTGCTCAAACAGATGATCAAGGCCTGCAAGGCCATCCGCTTCGACGGCAACGGCTATTCCGACGAGTGGAAGGCCGAGGCGCGCAAACGCGGCCTGGACTGCGAAACCTCGACGCCGCTGATTTTCGACCGTTACCTCGACAAGCAGACGCTCCGGATGTTCGGCGACACGGGCGTCTTCTCGAAGGTCGAGCTCGAAGCCCGCACCGAGGTGAAGTGGGAGACCTACACCAAGAAAATCCAGATCGAGGGGCGCGTGCTGGGCGATCTGGCGATGAACCATATCGTGCCGATCGCTTCGAAGTATGAGGCATTGCTGCTTGACAAGGTCTACAAGATGTCGCAGATCCCGGGGCTGAACGCTTCGGCCGACATCGAACTCATCAAGAAGATCCAGTACCATACGGCCGAAATACAGCGGCTCACGGCCGGGATGGTCGACGCCCGCAAGGTGGCCAACAGGATCGAGGATCAGCGCGAGAAGGCGATCGCCTACCATGATACCGTAGCCGCATGTTTCGACGAGATCCGCCGCCACATCGACAAGCTGGAGGAGATCGTCGACGACCAGATGTGGCCGCTGCCCAAATACCGCGAGCTGCTTTTCCTGCGCTGA
- a CDS encoding methylmalonyl-CoA mutase family protein — protein sequence MANTKSEKLFTEFPPVPTEKWEEVITADLKGADYERKLVWKTGEGFNVRPYYRAENLEGIKFLGSQAGEFPYVRGTHAHNRWRVHQTVSVVCPKEANAEALKILNAGVDSLGFCIASADFSAADLDMLLKDICIPAVEITFCGEKMANVAELVLAKVEKEGIAKEDVRIAFCIDPLVKGLSSKGDFCSPNGEKCIARIVELIHKTKEYKHVRIVTVAGQTFGNSGSTIVEELAFTLSAGHDYLVRLTDAGLDVDAAARKLRFSFSVSSNYFMEIAKFRAARMLWANIVKGYGPAKNCACKMHIHAETSRWNQTVYDPYVNMLRGTTEAMSATIAGVHSLEVMPFDTSFENPTEFSKRIARNVELLLKNESHFDQVVDPAGGSYYVENLTQSIAAEAWKLFLEIEQKGGYTEAYKAGLIVERIKASAAAKDKNIATRRQTLLGANQYPNFTEVAGKEITAESVTRKQAEGNVLVPYRGAMAFEEMRLQVDRSGKEPKAFMLTCGNLGMARARSQFSCNFFACAGIKVIDNTYFKSIEEGAKAALESKAQIVVVCASDDDYAEAAPKVKELLGGKAILVVAGAPACAPELEAQGITNFINVKSNVLETLKFYLKEMGI from the coding sequence ATGGCAAATACCAAAAGTGAAAAGCTGTTCACCGAATTCCCGCCGGTTCCGACCGAGAAGTGGGAGGAGGTGATTACGGCCGACCTGAAAGGTGCTGATTACGAGCGCAAGCTGGTATGGAAAACGGGCGAAGGTTTCAACGTCCGGCCTTACTACCGCGCCGAGAACCTCGAGGGCATCAAGTTCCTGGGCTCGCAGGCAGGCGAGTTCCCTTACGTACGCGGTACGCATGCGCACAACCGCTGGCGCGTACACCAGACCGTGAGCGTCGTATGCCCCAAGGAGGCAAACGCCGAGGCACTGAAAATCCTCAACGCAGGTGTCGACTCGCTCGGCTTCTGCATCGCGTCGGCGGATTTTTCGGCGGCAGACCTCGACATGCTGCTCAAGGACATCTGCATTCCGGCTGTCGAGATCACCTTCTGCGGAGAGAAAATGGCCAATGTCGCCGAGCTCGTCCTGGCGAAAGTCGAAAAGGAGGGCATCGCCAAGGAGGATGTCCGCATCGCATTCTGCATCGACCCGCTGGTAAAAGGGCTTTCGTCGAAAGGCGATTTCTGCTCGCCCAACGGTGAAAAGTGCATCGCCCGCATCGTCGAGCTGATCCACAAGACCAAGGAGTACAAGCACGTGCGCATCGTAACCGTTGCGGGACAGACCTTCGGCAACTCGGGTTCGACCATCGTCGAAGAGCTGGCATTCACCCTTTCGGCAGGCCACGACTACCTCGTACGCCTGACGGACGCAGGGCTGGACGTCGACGCGGCCGCACGCAAACTGCGCTTCTCGTTCTCGGTAAGCTCCAACTATTTCATGGAGATCGCCAAATTCCGCGCGGCACGCATGCTGTGGGCCAACATCGTCAAGGGCTACGGCCCGGCGAAGAACTGCGCCTGCAAGATGCACATCCACGCCGAGACCTCGCGGTGGAACCAGACCGTCTACGACCCCTATGTGAACATGCTGCGCGGCACGACCGAGGCCATGTCGGCCACGATCGCCGGCGTACATTCGCTGGAGGTGATGCCGTTCGACACCTCGTTCGAAAACCCGACCGAGTTCTCGAAGCGCATCGCCCGCAACGTCGAGCTGCTGCTCAAGAACGAGTCGCATTTCGACCAGGTCGTCGACCCGGCAGGAGGCTCGTACTATGTCGAGAACCTCACGCAGTCGATCGCAGCCGAAGCCTGGAAGCTTTTCCTCGAAATCGAGCAGAAGGGAGGCTACACCGAGGCTTACAAGGCCGGCCTGATCGTCGAGCGTATCAAAGCGTCGGCCGCAGCCAAGGACAAGAACATCGCTACGCGCCGCCAGACGCTGCTCGGCGCCAACCAATATCCCAACTTTACGGAGGTCGCCGGCAAGGAGATCACCGCCGAGTCCGTTACGCGCAAGCAGGCCGAGGGCAATGTACTCGTCCCCTACCGCGGTGCCATGGCGTTCGAAGAGATGCGCCTGCAGGTGGATCGCAGCGGCAAGGAGCCCAAGGCATTCATGCTGACGTGCGGCAACCTGGGCATGGCCCGCGCCCGCTCGCAGTTCTCGTGCAATTTCTTCGCATGCGCCGGCATCAAGGTGATCGACAACACTTATTTCAAGTCGATCGAAGAGGGCGCGAAGGCCGCACTCGAATCCAAGGCGCAGATCGTCGTGGTCTGCGCAAGCGACGACGACTATGCGGAGGCAGCCCCGAAAGTCAAGGAGCTGCTCGGCGGCAAGGCGATCCTGGTGGTTGCCGGGGCACCGGCCTGCGCACCCGAACTGGAAGCGCAGGGCATCACGAATTTCATAAACGTGAAGTCCAACGTCTTGGAAACACTTAAGTTCTACCTTAAAGAGATGGGAATCTAA
- the scpA gene encoding methylmalonyl-CoA mutase: MRAKFSELTYDAGQQKSCCASKGCGQVEPWLTAEGIPVKGAYTAQDLEGMEHLNYAAGIAPFLRGPYSTMYVMRPWTIRQYAGFSTAEESNAFYRRNLAAGQKGLSVAFDLATHRGYDADHPRVVGDVGKAGVSICSVEDMKVLFNGIPLDKMSVSMTMNGAVLPILAFYIVTGLEQGCTLDQLAGTIQNDILKEFMVRNTYIYPPEFSMRIIADIFEYTSKNMPKFNSISISGYHMQEAGATADIELAYTLADGLEYLRAGINAGMSVDAFAPRLSFFWAIGMNHFMEIAKMRAARMLWAKIVKQFEPKNPKSLALRTHSQTSGWSLTEQDPFNNVARTAIEAMGAALGHTQSLHTNALDEAIALPTDFSARIARNTQIYIQEETNICREVDPWAGSYYVESLTNEIAHKAWERIQEVEKLGGMAKAIETGIPKMRIEEAAARKQARIDSGEEKIIGINEYRLEKEAPIDILAVDNTAVRESQIKRLQELRASRDEAAVKKALAAITECVKTKQGNLLELAVEAAKVRASLGEISDACEVVVGRYKAVIRSISGVYSSEVKNDKQFERAKELCAEFAKKEGRQPRVMIAKLGQDGHDRGAKVVATGYADIGFDVDMGPLFQTPEEAAKQAVENDVHVVGVSSLAAGHLTLVPQIIAELKKLGREDIIVIVGGVIPHQDYDELYRDGAAAIFGPGTPIATAAIKILEILLAE; this comes from the coding sequence ATGAGAGCTAAATTTTCAGAACTGACATACGACGCAGGCCAGCAGAAAAGTTGCTGCGCCTCGAAAGGCTGCGGACAGGTCGAGCCGTGGCTGACGGCCGAGGGTATTCCCGTCAAGGGCGCCTATACGGCCCAAGACCTCGAAGGCATGGAGCACCTGAACTATGCGGCAGGTATCGCCCCGTTCCTGCGCGGCCCCTACTCGACGATGTACGTGATGCGCCCGTGGACGATCCGCCAGTATGCGGGTTTCTCGACCGCCGAGGAGTCCAACGCATTCTACCGCCGCAACCTGGCCGCCGGGCAGAAGGGTCTGTCGGTGGCATTCGACCTTGCTACGCACCGCGGCTACGACGCCGACCACCCGCGCGTGGTGGGCGACGTGGGCAAAGCCGGCGTGTCGATCTGCTCGGTCGAGGACATGAAGGTACTGTTCAACGGCATTCCGCTCGACAAGATGTCGGTGTCGATGACCATGAACGGCGCCGTGCTGCCCATCCTGGCATTCTACATCGTGACGGGTCTGGAGCAGGGCTGCACACTCGACCAGCTGGCCGGTACGATCCAGAACGACATCCTTAAGGAGTTCATGGTGCGTAACACCTATATTTATCCTCCCGAGTTCTCGATGCGCATCATTGCCGACATCTTCGAGTACACCTCGAAGAACATGCCCAAGTTCAACTCGATCTCGATCTCGGGGTACCACATGCAGGAGGCAGGCGCCACGGCCGACATCGAGCTGGCCTACACGCTGGCCGACGGACTGGAGTACCTGCGCGCAGGTATCAACGCAGGCATGTCGGTGGACGCCTTCGCCCCCCGCCTGTCGTTCTTCTGGGCAATCGGCATGAACCACTTCATGGAGATCGCCAAGATGCGCGCGGCACGTATGCTGTGGGCCAAGATCGTCAAGCAGTTCGAGCCCAAGAACCCCAAGTCGCTGGCGCTGCGTACCCACTCGCAGACCTCGGGCTGGTCGCTCACGGAGCAGGATCCGTTCAACAACGTGGCACGTACCGCCATCGAGGCCATGGGCGCCGCCCTGGGACACACCCAGTCGCTGCACACCAACGCTTTGGACGAGGCCATCGCCCTGCCGACCGACTTCTCGGCACGTATCGCCCGTAATACGCAGATCTACATCCAGGAGGAAACCAATATCTGCCGCGAGGTCGACCCGTGGGCAGGCTCCTACTACGTGGAGTCGCTCACCAACGAGATCGCCCACAAGGCATGGGAGCGTATCCAGGAAGTCGAGAAACTGGGCGGTATGGCCAAGGCTATCGAGACCGGTATTCCGAAGATGCGCATCGAGGAGGCTGCGGCCCGCAAGCAGGCACGCATCGACTCCGGCGAGGAGAAGATCATCGGCATCAACGAATACCGCCTGGAGAAAGAGGCCCCGATCGACATCCTGGCCGTAGACAACACCGCCGTGCGCGAGAGCCAGATCAAGCGTCTGCAGGAGCTGCGCGCTTCGCGCGACGAGGCCGCCGTGAAGAAGGCCCTCGCAGCGATCACCGAGTGCGTGAAGACCAAGCAGGGCAACTTGCTGGAGCTGGCCGTCGAAGCCGCCAAGGTACGCGCTTCGCTGGGCGAGATTTCCGACGCCTGCGAAGTGGTGGTAGGCCGTTACAAAGCCGTCATACGTTCAATATCAGGAGTATATAGTTCAGAAGTGAAAAACGACAAACAGTTCGAGCGTGCCAAGGAGCTGTGCGCCGAATTCGCCAAGAAGGAAGGCCGCCAGCCGCGTGTCATGATCGCGAAGCTCGGCCAGGACGGCCACGACCGCGGTGCCAAGGTAGTAGCCACGGGTTATGCCGACATCGGTTTCGACGTCGACATGGGGCCGCTGTTCCAGACCCCGGAGGAGGCCGCAAAACAGGCTGTCGAGAACGACGTGCATGTAGTGGGCGTTTCGTCGCTCGCCGCAGGCCACCTGACCCTCGTGCCGCAGATCATCGCAGAGCTCAAGAAGCTCGGCCGCGAGGACATCATCGTGATTGTCGGCGGCGTAATCCCCCACCAGGATTACGACGAACTGTACCGCGACGGCGCCGCCGCCATCTTCGGCCCCGGCACCCCGATCGCCACGGCCGCCATCAAGATTCTGGAAATCCTGCTCGCCGAATAA
- a CDS encoding peptidylprolyl isomerase, with translation MASLNTLRTKFGIVLSIVIAGALLAFILSLKTEMGFSGNDPRVGVINGKKINYSEYYNQYEQIKAQSGAQESDEQQSAMLANAAWQALIGKYVLEPGFDKMGLRVTEPERLSMVSGQHPSQAFYNAFADPRTGEYNVAAVGQFLAQAETNAQAQQAWAQLNEQARMEREIAKYLGLIKGGVYVNALEVTNGVNAANNTYSGKWAGKKYSAVPDSLIQVKSGDIKAYYNSHKDMFKQTPSRTLSYVVFEVTPTDDDMLALEKSVAEVGAQFAATEELKSFVRANRNGKIADTYVSAAQLSEDEAKALLAGETYGPVLKNNQWTMARVLDSKMVPDTLGIRHIVLPYTQEALADSLLTVIKGGADFAQLASQYSVYEATAANGGEVGVVPFSAFTGEFVAALANAKRGDVVKVASGDAIQLMQVYRADKPSKHMQVATITYPVEASAATRRNAHNLAGTFSVNAKGSVEAFNNAASEAAVTPRVASLAQGERTIRGLEDSREVARWAYGAKTGDLSEIFTVGNDYVVATLTEIDDNEYTPVDKVAAQVRAQVLRDKKYDYITKQIAGTTLDEQAASLGSEVADFDGVTFGAFYVNGPGVEPRLVGAIASTTEKGVLSAPVKGMSGVYVFQVDDIQTSDKQTAEGEKVRAQAMAESMAQQFSVQAIQQMAKIQDLRGEYF, from the coding sequence ATGGCAAGTTTAAACACTCTTCGCACCAAGTTCGGCATCGTGCTGTCGATTGTCATCGCAGGCGCCCTCTTGGCTTTCATTCTCTCCCTGAAGACCGAAATGGGCTTCTCGGGTAACGACCCCCGGGTCGGTGTCATCAACGGTAAAAAAATCAACTATTCGGAGTACTACAACCAGTACGAGCAGATCAAGGCGCAGAGCGGCGCCCAGGAGAGCGACGAACAGCAGTCCGCCATGCTCGCCAATGCTGCATGGCAGGCCCTGATCGGCAAGTATGTGCTGGAACCCGGTTTCGACAAGATGGGGCTGCGCGTTACGGAGCCCGAGCGTCTGTCGATGGTCAGCGGCCAGCATCCGTCGCAGGCGTTTTACAACGCCTTCGCCGATCCCCGCACGGGTGAGTACAACGTGGCTGCCGTCGGACAGTTCCTCGCGCAGGCCGAAACGAATGCGCAGGCACAGCAGGCGTGGGCGCAGCTCAACGAGCAGGCCCGCATGGAGCGTGAGATCGCCAAGTACCTCGGCCTGATCAAGGGCGGTGTATATGTCAATGCACTCGAAGTCACGAACGGTGTGAATGCGGCCAACAATACCTATTCCGGGAAATGGGCCGGCAAGAAATATTCGGCTGTCCCCGATTCGCTGATCCAGGTGAAGTCCGGCGACATCAAGGCATACTACAACAGCCATAAGGATATGTTCAAGCAGACTCCCTCGCGTACGCTGTCGTATGTCGTGTTCGAGGTTACCCCCACGGACGACGATATGCTCGCTCTCGAAAAGAGCGTTGCCGAGGTGGGCGCACAGTTCGCCGCTACGGAGGAGCTGAAGTCGTTCGTACGTGCCAACCGCAACGGCAAGATCGCCGATACCTATGTTTCGGCGGCTCAGCTTTCGGAGGACGAGGCCAAGGCACTGCTGGCGGGTGAGACTTACGGCCCCGTGCTGAAGAACAACCAGTGGACGATGGCCCGTGTGCTGGATTCGAAAATGGTGCCCGATACGCTGGGAATCCGCCATATCGTGCTGCCCTATACGCAGGAGGCGCTGGCCGACAGCCTGCTGACGGTAATCAAGGGCGGTGCCGATTTCGCACAACTCGCCTCGCAGTATTCGGTATACGAAGCTACGGCAGCCAACGGCGGCGAAGTGGGTGTGGTGCCCTTCTCGGCTTTCACGGGCGAATTCGTTGCCGCGCTGGCCAATGCCAAGCGGGGGGACGTGGTGAAGGTCGCTTCGGGCGATGCCATCCAGCTGATGCAGGTGTACCGTGCCGACAAACCTTCGAAGCACATGCAGGTGGCGACGATCACCTATCCCGTCGAGGCTTCGGCTGCGACGCGCCGCAATGCCCACAACCTGGCCGGCACTTTCTCGGTGAATGCCAAGGGCTCGGTCGAGGCGTTCAACAACGCCGCTTCGGAAGCGGCCGTTACTCCCCGTGTCGCCTCGCTGGCGCAGGGCGAGCGTACGATACGCGGCCTGGAGGATTCGCGTGAGGTTGCCCGCTGGGCTTACGGTGCCAAGACGGGCGATCTTTCGGAAATCTTCACCGTCGGCAACGACTATGTGGTCGCTACGCTGACCGAGATCGATGACAATGAGTATACCCCGGTCGATAAGGTGGCTGCGCAGGTTCGCGCCCAGGTTCTCCGGGACAAGAAATACGATTATATCACCAAGCAGATCGCCGGTACGACGCTCGACGAGCAGGCTGCCAGCCTCGGTTCCGAGGTCGCCGATTTCGACGGCGTGACTTTCGGTGCCTTCTACGTGAACGGCCCGGGCGTCGAGCCCCGTCTGGTAGGCGCCATCGCTTCGACGACCGAGAAAGGTGTCCTTTCGGCTCCGGTGAAGGGCATGTCGGGGGTTTATGTCTTCCAGGTGGATGACATCCAGACTTCGGACAAGCAGACTGCCGAGGGCGAGAAGGTGCGTGCGCAGGCCATGGCCGAGAGCATGGCACAGCAATTCTCGGTGCAGGCCATCCAGCAGATGGCCAAGATCCAGGATCTGCGCGGCGAATATTTCTAA
- a CDS encoding ATPase: MKIIADSGSTKCAWLLTDGVHTSEYRTRGINAVQHSPEQIREALAELPPCGPVEAVYFYGAGCGGTFPEATEKMVRELRTHFGAGHIEAQTDLLGAARALFGRGEGVACILGTGSNSCWCRGGEIVENVPPLGYVLGDEGSGAAMGRNLVNGIFKGHIPLREEFLAAHGLTYEEIIRRVYREPYANRFLASFAPFVHAHLDCPEVRAMVAETFADFAQRNLSRYPVHLTVACIGGVAAAFEGLLREVLAQGGYRVGRIAASPAEGLIKYHYGK, translated from the coding sequence ATGAAAATCATTGCAGACAGCGGATCTACAAAATGTGCGTGGCTCCTGACCGACGGCGTGCATACCTCGGAATACCGGACGCGGGGAATCAATGCCGTGCAGCACTCCCCGGAGCAAATACGCGAAGCGCTTGCCGAACTGCCGCCGTGCGGTCCCGTCGAGGCCGTCTATTTCTACGGCGCAGGGTGCGGGGGCACCTTTCCCGAAGCGACGGAGAAGATGGTGCGGGAACTCCGCACGCATTTCGGTGCGGGACATATCGAGGCTCAGACCGACCTGCTGGGGGCTGCGCGGGCGTTGTTCGGCCGTGGCGAAGGCGTGGCCTGCATCCTCGGCACGGGCTCCAATTCGTGCTGGTGCCGGGGCGGTGAAATCGTGGAAAACGTCCCGCCGCTGGGTTATGTCCTCGGCGACGAGGGCAGCGGTGCGGCGATGGGGCGCAACCTGGTGAACGGTATTTTCAAAGGGCATATCCCCCTGCGGGAGGAGTTCCTCGCGGCGCATGGGCTGACCTATGAGGAGATCATCCGCCGGGTCTACCGCGAGCCGTATGCCAACCGTTTCCTGGCGTCGTTCGCGCCGTTCGTACATGCGCACCTGGATTGCCCCGAGGTGCGGGCTATGGTGGCGGAAACCTTCGCCGATTTCGCCCAACGCAACCTGAGCCGCTATCCCGTGCATCTGACGGTCGCCTGCATCGGCGGCGTTGCCGCCGCATTCGAGGGGCTGCTGCGCGAGGTGCTCGCACAAGGGGGGTACCGGGTCGGCCGGATCGCCGCATCACCTGCCGAAGGACTTATCAAATACCATTATGGAAAATAG
- a CDS encoding N-acetylmuramic acid 6-phosphate etherase, with protein MENRITEQASAYDNLQRMSMHDILTGINREDARVHEAVAKTIPVMERLVERVVERMERGGRMFYIGAGTSGRLGVTDASELSPTYGVPFDRVIGLIAGGDGALRRAVENAEDDTAGAWRDMAPYHPTADDVLVGIAASGTTPYVVGGLRMAREHGLLTASITCNPSSPVAAEAEYALEAVVGPEFVTGSTRMKAGTAQKLMLNMLSTAVMIRLGRVEGNRMVNMQLTNDKLVGRGTRMVAEASGLSEAQARALLLQYGSVKKALEHAPKPE; from the coding sequence ATGGAAAATAGAATAACCGAACAGGCTTCGGCCTACGATAATTTACAGCGGATGTCGATGCACGACATCCTGACGGGCATCAACCGCGAAGACGCACGCGTCCACGAGGCCGTGGCCAAGACCATCCCCGTGATGGAACGGCTCGTGGAGCGGGTCGTCGAACGCATGGAGCGCGGCGGGAGGATGTTTTACATCGGGGCCGGTACGAGCGGGAGGCTGGGTGTGACGGACGCCTCGGAGCTTTCCCCGACCTATGGCGTGCCCTTCGACAGGGTCATCGGCCTGATCGCCGGCGGCGACGGTGCACTGCGGCGTGCCGTGGAGAATGCCGAGGACGATACCGCAGGGGCTTGGCGCGACATGGCGCCCTACCATCCCACGGCGGACGATGTTCTGGTCGGGATCGCCGCGTCGGGTACCACCCCCTATGTGGTCGGCGGCCTGCGCATGGCGCGGGAGCACGGCCTGTTGACCGCCTCCATTACCTGCAATCCGTCGTCGCCCGTGGCGGCTGAGGCGGAATATGCGCTCGAGGCGGTTGTGGGGCCGGAGTTCGTGACGGGGTCGACCCGCATGAAGGCGGGCACGGCACAGAAGCTGATGCTCAACATGCTGTCGACGGCCGTGATGATCCGCCTGGGGCGTGTCGAGGGCAACCGCATGGTCAACATGCAGTTGACGAACGACAAACTCGTGGGGCGCGGCACGCGCATGGTGGCCGAGGCTTCGGGGCTTTCCGAGGCGCAGGCACGGGCGTTGCTGCTGCAATACGGGTCGGTGAAAAAGGCGTTGGAGCATGCACCGAAGCCTGAGTGA